The sequence below is a genomic window from Arthrobacter sp. U41.
GCCGCATTCAGCTGTTTATCAGCCATCAGCTTATTTTGGCTTATTTTTAGTAATCAGTTGAAAATGATTGATTCAGCAAGATCAGCCGCTTAGGCTGGGGCTATGTACGTGATGACCATCGACCAGCGCGGCAGCAGCGCCGACGTCGACCGTGTCCCGGAGCTCCTGGCCGAGCTCGCCGGGCTGTCCACCGCCGGGCGCTTCGAGCGTTCCGTGGGCGATGAAGTCCAGGGCGTTGTGGAGCGCCCGGACGAAGTCGTGGAGATCGCCCTGCACGCCCTGCGCAGCGGCCGCTGGTACGTGGGAATCGGGGTGGGGGCGGTTGACCTCCCGCTGCCTGCCAGCCCGCGGGAAGGATCCGGGCCGGCCTTCGTGGCGGCCCGCGCCGCCGTCGAGAAGGCCAAATCAGCGTCCGCCCATGTGCCCATCGCGGTCGTCTCCGGCGGCCTGCGCAGGGGAGAGGCTGCGCCCTCGCCCGCGGGATCTGCCGGCGCCCGCGCCTG
It includes:
- a CDS encoding MarR family transcriptional regulator, with the translated sequence MYVMTIDQRGSSADVDRVPELLAELAGLSTAGRFERSVGDEVQGVVERPDEVVEIALHALRSGRWYVGIGVGAVDLPLPASPREGSGPAFVAARAAVEKAKSASAHVPIAVVSGGLRRGEAAPSPAGSAGARACANAEAVLRLIGRLVQDRTAAQWKVVDALRSVQHGHSGTHGTQKVTARELGITEQSVSRALLRSGWQEEWAARPAAEMLLDFAHRTITGNDEAGGQPTDRAHDPARTLRPDSSTKDSTEGDR